A genomic window from Fusarium oxysporum Fo47 chromosome X, complete sequence includes:
- a CDS encoding kinase-like domain-containing protein produces MVATPWTLLRFLDECENAEKKNSSDEAFISTTTIKLLTSKECVSDILKERNCPNQDVLKKRIYDRRCPAKIIFLILARADMLDRIGEFLSNDFSDHHLPIEVLWTREGYKLKRAKDIDWTTAPFGAGIHYRDVDYFTQKQWPFLAPIFKREFEYVLQQGIPLPLVEKGNAIVSGFSSVSKIKMHHAHVPEQIEHSMAMKKMELESEDQIKYVNKEMTNVKSLRLLDHDHLVKAILACTRGKQALFFFPWAKGGDLYNFLKSNSNEGMAAIIWMLDQMVGLCSALSLLADKGYRHGDLKPANILLFPEKSGSYRLKITDVGLSKLHILATSRRLNGTTAKATTRRYSPPEFDLLFDDDGEPVEDSDDIKLSRKFDVWSLGCVFIEFLIWAKLGRQKYKEFDRSMKRDRRFWDSGRKDLDDKVKERIQNLEDAVEETPGDKVVQRVLELALKQMLLVDSDDRSSASDIHKELESIRDSYSLTTEQDAESDHLQQEKDLSGANDGMDQNEPEPSSTQDEGLHTKAVPSGHTAAMVNEQQSAKLLNQWTVNPDNEFAKKFFSETSSPSPADGSRLCDSCLKLYIWEPNATISGRMRDFQTLASTCDMCNLLYAISQRLGLEEDQELHCIRDGSTFKLKGRDGPPILSLFSDPAYNSDDLGSVQVGYPTLSPPESPERYRLFQKWLYVCDNEHGHARDACSGGCAVQMPTRLIYVGESSEHLEDIKDSGFLRYLALSHCWGGSTSLSTLTSNIDKFRSEIPHEQLPINFQEAIKVTRALKIPYLWIDSLCIIQDDPEDWRREAARMGQVFSNAYCTIAATSAAASNEGFLTPKLNSALSATLKTPEGGLLHISEFMENCNRDLESAPLNTRGWVMQERALSRRTLHFTKTQVYWECGNGLHCERLFKLSNPQSALFADSDFPKAILKYYKGGRITLFQNLYEKYSRLNFSYTSDRPVAILGLEKHLSSVLQTRGESGVFEQYLARSLLWSRPENIFLNSITFQDDYHVPSWSWMAYEGPITYANIPFDEVEWSTDCLLRSGEETGTNSKRTVLKAVARDLKLDKLDMHDRVKIDEGSGFELSNLRGVVLGKDKKRESRVQVYYVLLVTLSEDEPEQAKVELVSGETSFEDSEKLLWADVLCIDADMRGAKRTTSYVTSPEVLNASQSQQLPNSSATSHYEPPGIPNWGEAPSRSEIDLKPGTGQGSIHISVLSQRESTSTFRSISDMGHRKWLESLVSYRMSASIFGDVQDSEAPMIDIDISSVWEALMNACRKPAIDHTGKQEFIPLGQLLRILSPRNVEKILNQSFTNEALISLVNEVYGADGEPRRLKIMATLILVNGLSFLLDFVNAKVEDSQLPVTVRRQGQQPILYDREKNEIEPSKDWTWSYPQAEYFTMKQMQLCSLFCTIDEEGQFMDHFRLPADFVLPFVDSEPPEIRSGGYGKVTKVFIEPSHLWYRGKYPKPKCFAIKAVQHSSIDHPSEADSLARRLVIKKLADREHLHQLLFSFRRADYYYLVFEWADGDLTDLWKTMPSLYRPDIYEDAHWFFRQCAGIVRSLGSLHEQRSSYTASTMEEIVHVALAGKYGRHSDLKPQNLLWFGDYQGDKKDHLVIADLGLTQFNTSQSKSHASWAGIKGYTQTYKAPESEVSREVGARYDIWSLGCVFLEHASVFLMRDDSSVKAFSDSRLEEDRRRNRKGNYHSDTFYNLVTEENSTDAYTPIGSSVIRGEVKGAVMKMIQGLKDHNLCAPSMCDFLDLISEGMLVPNQSVRYTAGMVLRALKDIQLRCEQDRRYACSSRHLPLEDQLESIPDSHIPSRQSQILAGISGGQDGARANFDSSHMEAIVDAAGADLEAMKMLNELRHMSNDITLSPGNLQLQMPQIQFDGSVAGLLQESSPISDLIHKLESFSIREKT; encoded by the exons ATGGTTGCGACACCTTGGACCCTACTTCGTTTCTTGGATGAGTGCGAGAATGCGGAAAAGAAAAATTCGAGCGATGAAGCTTTCATCTCGACTACTACGATCAAATTGTTAACATCGAAAGAGTGCGTCAGCGACATCCTAAAGGAACGAAATTGTCCAAATCAAGACGTTTTGAAGAAACGAATTTATGATAGACGTTGCCCTGCGAAGATCATCTTCCTTATCTTAGCTCGAGCCGACATGCTAGATCGTATTGGCGAGTTCTTATCCAATGACTTTTctgatcatcatcttcctaTTGAGGTTCTATGGACGCGCGAAGGGTACAAACTCAAAAGGGCAAAAGATATAGACTGGACAACTGCTCCCTTCGGAGCAGGAATCCACTATAGAGATGTCGACTATTTCACGCAGAAGCAATGGCCATTCTTGGCCCCTATCTTCAAGAGAGAGTTCGAATATGTGCTACAGCAAGGTATTCCTCTGCCGTTGGTCGAGAAAGGCAACGCGATTGTCTCTGGATTTAGCTCCGTTtccaagatcaagatgcaCCATGCCCATGTTCCAGAGCAGATAGAA CACTCGATGGCCATGAAGAAAATGGAGCTGGAGAGTGAGGACCAAATCAAGTATGTCAATAAAGAGATGACTAACGTGAAGTCTCTTCGATTGCTGGATCACGACCATCTTGTCAAAGCGATTCTCGCCTGTACCAGAGGAAAGCAGGctttattcttcttcccatGGGCCAAGGGGGGAGACCTGTATAACTTCTTGAAAAGCAATTCTAATGAGGGCATGGCTGCTATCATATGGATGCTGGATCAAATGGTCGGACTCTGCAGCGCTTTGAGTCTGTTGGCGGACAAGGGATATCGACATGGTGACCTCAAGCCTGCTAACATTCTATTGTTCCCTGAAAAGTCTGGTAGCTACCGCCTGAAGATAACAGACGTTGGACTCTCGAAGCTTCACATCCTGGCAACAAGCAGGCGACTAAATGGGACGACTGCCAAGGCTACCACGAGGCGATACAGCCCCCCTGAATTTGACCTCttgtttgatgatgatggggagCCAGTAGAAGACTCTGATGACATCAAGCTATCGCGCAAGTTCGACGTTTGGTCTCTCGGCTGCGTCTTTATCGAGTTTCTCATCTGGGCCAAACTGGGTCGGCAAAAGTACAAGGAATTTGACCGGTCTATGAAAAGGGACCGACGTTTTTGGGACTCTGGACGTAAAGACCTTGACGATAAAGTTAAGGAAAGGATACAGAACCTGGAAGATGCTGTAGAGGAAACCCCAGGTGACAAGGTCGTCCAACGAGTTCTGGAATTGGCCCTGAAGCAAATGCTCCTTGTCGACAGCGATGATCGTAGCAGTGCGTCAGACATTCACAAGGAATTGGAAAGTATCAGAGATAGTTACA GCCTGACTACCGAGCAGGACGCCGAGTCcgaccatcttcaacaagaaaAGGATCTATCAGGCGCAAATGACGGCATGGATCAAAACGAACCTGAGCCGTCTAGTACTCAAGACGAGGGCTTGCACACTAAGGCTGTTCCTTCGGGTCATACAGCTGCTATGGTT AAT GAACAGCAAAGCGCCAAGCTACTCAATCAATGGACAGTCAATCCCGACAATGAGTTTGCAAAGAAATTCTTCTCGGAAACCAGCAGCCCGAGCCCAGCGGACGGAAGTCGATTATGCGACTCATGTTTAAAGCTTTATATCTGGGAGCCCAATGCTACAATATCTGGCAGAATGAGGGACTTTCAAACTCTTGCTTCGACATGCGACATGTGCAATCTTCTATACGCCATCTCGCAAAGgcttggtcttgaagagGATCAAGAATTGCACTGCATTCGGGACGGTTCTACATTCAAGTTGAAGGGGCGTGACGGCCCGCCAATCCTTTCCCTGTTCTCCGACCCTG CTTACAATTCTGACGATCTTGGATCCGTCCAAGTGGGATATCCAACTTTGTCCCCTCCAGAAAGTCCTGAACGGTATCGTCTTTTTCAAAAGTGGCTCTATGTTTGTGATAATGAACACGGCCATGCACGAGACGCATGCTCTGGCGGCTGTGCTGTCCAGATGCCCACTAGACTGATTTACGTAGGCGAGTCGAGTGAACATTTGGAGGATATTAAAGATTCTGGCTTCCTACGTTATCTTGCTCTTAGCCACTGCTGGGGAGGCAGCACGAGCCTGTCAACCCTGACGAGCAACATCGATAAATTCCGCAGTGAGATACCACACGAGCAACTGCCTATTAATTTCCAGGAAGCCATCAAAGTCACCAGAGCACTCAAGATCCCATACTTGTGGATAGACTCATTGTGTATCATCCAGGACGACCCGGAAGACTGGCGACGAGAAGCCGCTCGAATGGGTCAGGTTTTCAGCAACGCCTACTGCACAATCGCAGCGACATCAGCAGCGGCGTCTAACGAGGGCTTTCTCACTCCAAAGCTCAACTCAGCACTTTCTGCGACCTTGAAAACTCCCGAGGGAGGTCTGCTTCACATTTCGGAGTTTATGGAAAATTGTAACAGAGATTTAGAGTCAGCACCCCTTAATACGCGCGGTTGGGTGATGCAGGAGCGAGCTTTATCTAGAAGAACACTGCACTTCACCAAGACACAAGTTTACTGGGAATGCGGAAATGGACTGCATTGTGAGCGGCTCTTCAAATTGTCGAA TCCCCAATCAGCTCTGTTCGCAGACTCGGATTTCCCCAAGGCGATACTCAAGTACTACAAAGGTGGACGAATCACTCTATTTCAAAATCTTTACGAGAAGTATTCCAGGCTCAATTTCAGCTACACGTCAGACCGACCAGTGGCCATCCTGGGTCTGGAGAAACACCTTTCATCTGTCCTCCAGACTCGCGGCGAGTCTGGTGTCTTTGAGCAGTACCTGGCGAGAAGTCTGCTCTGGTCCCGACCTGAGAATATCTTTCTGAACAGTATCACGTTTCAAGATGACTATCATGTTCCTTCTTGGTCATGGATGGCATACGAGGGTCCGATCACCTATGCGAATATACCTTTTGACGAGGTCGAATGGAGTACAGACTGCTTGCTTCGATCTGGCGAGGAAACCGGTACAAACAGCAAGAGGACTGTGTTGAAAGCAGTTGCTAGAGATCTCAAATTGGACAAGCTGGATATGCACGATAGAGTCAAAATTGATGAAGGATCTGGGTTCGAACTATCCAACTTGCGGGGGGTTGTCCTTGGTAAAGACAAGAAGCGAGAATCTCGGGTCCAAGTATACTACGTTCTCCTTGTCACCTTATCCGAAGACGAGCCAGAGCAAGCAAAGGT AGAACTTGTTTCGGGGGAGACTTCGTTCGAGGATAGCGAGAAGCTTCTGTGGGCTGACGTCCTTTGCATTGATGCGGATA TGAGGGGGGCAAAGAGGACCACTTCATATGTGACATCACCAGAAGTCCTCAATGCATCGCAAAGTCAACAGTTACCCAACTCATCAGCGACCTCTCATTATGAGCCTCCAGGCATCCCCAATTGGGGAGAAGCGCCATCTCGTTCCGAAATCGACTTGAAGCCTGGGACAGGGCAAGGGTCTATCCATATTTCAGTATTATCTCAGAGAGAAAGCACATCAACGTTTCGGAGTATCTCTGATATGGGTCACCGTAAATGGCTTGAGTCATTAGTTTCTTATAGAATGTCTGCAAGTATTTTTGGGGATGTTCAGGATTCGGAGGCACCAATGATTGACATCGATATCTCCTCTGTCTGGGAAGCCCTGATGAATGCCTGCAGGAAGCCCGCCATTGATCATACTGGTAAGCAAGAGTTTATACCTCTGGGACAGCTTCTTCGGATTCTAAGCCCAAGGAATGTTGAAAAGATACTAAATCAAAGTTTCACGAATGAAGCTTTGATAAGCCTTGTCAACGAGGTATATGGAGCTGATGGCGAACCACGAAGACTTAAGATCATGGCTACACTGATATTGGTGAATGGACTGAGCTTTCTACTAGACTTTGTCAATGCAAAGGTAGAAGATAGTCAGCTTCCAGTTACCGTCCGGCGACAGGGGCAGCAACCTATTTTATACGATCgtgagaagaatgagataGAACCTTCAAAAGATTGGACTTGGTCCTATCCCCAAGCCGAATACTTTACTATGAAGCAGATGCAATTATGCAGCCTGTTCTGCACtatcgatgaagaaggacaGTTCATGGATCATTTTCGCCTCCCTGCAGATTTCGTCCTACCATTCGTGGATTCTGAGCCCCCTGAGATTCGGTCTGGAGGATATGGCAAAGTCACAAAGGTCTTCATCGAGCCGTCGCACTTATGGTACCGGGGTAAGTACCCGAAACCAAAGTGCTTCGCTATCAAGGCTGTTCAGCACAGCTCAATAGACCACCCAAGTGAAGCAGACTCTCTTGCACGACGGTTGGTtatcaagaagctcgcaGACAGagaacatcttcatcagcttcttttctcctttcgtCGGGCCGACTACTACTATCTCGTTTTCGAATGGGCTGATGGCGATCTGACTGATCTATGGAAAACAATGCCAAGCTTATACCGCCCCGATATCTACGAAGACGCGCATTGGTTCTTCCGCCAATGCGCCGGTATTGTGCGGAGCCTGGGTAGTCTTCACGAGCAGCGCTCGTCCTACACTGCTAGCACTATGGAGGAAATAGTTCACGTTGCACTGGCAGGAAAGTACGGACGGCACAGCGATTTAAAGCCGCAAAATTTGCTTTGGTTTGGTGATTATCAAGGGGATAAGAAAGATCATCTAGTCATCGCCGATCTTGGTCTTACCCAGTTCAACACGTCACAGTCCAAGTCCCATGCGTCGTGGGCTGGTATTAAAGGTTATACACAAACCTACAAAGCACCTGAGAGTGAAGTAAGCCGTGAGGTTGGCGCCAGATACGATATTTGGTCCCTTGGCTGCGTGTTTCTGGAGCATGCGTCTGTGTTTCTGATGCGGGATGATAGCTCTGTCAAGGCCTTCTCAGACAGCAGACTAGAGGAGGATCGTCGTCGGAACAGAAAAGGGAATTATCATAGCGACACTTTCTACAATTTGGTCACAGAGGAGAATTCTACAGACGCGTACACACCGATTGGAAGCAGTGTCATCCGGGGGGAGGTCAAAGGGGCAGTTATGAAA ATGATTCAAGGTCTAAAAGACCATAACTTGTGTGCTCCTTCGATGTGTGACTTCTTAGATCTCATCAGCGAAGGGATGCTAGTACCGAATCAGTCTGTTCGATATACTGCCGGTATGGTATTGAGAGCTCTTAAAGATATCCAGCTCCGTTGTGAACAGGATCGCCGGTACGCTTGCTCATCAAGACACTTGCCATTGGAGGATCAGTTGGAGTCAATTCCCGATAGCCACATTCCTTCAAGACAGTCTCAGATCTTGGCAGGTATCTCAGGAGGACAAGACGGAGCCAGGGCCAACTTTGACTCATCTCACATGGAGGCAATCGTTGATGCTGCGGGTGCCGACCTGGAAGCAATGAAAATGCTTAATGAGTTGCGTCACATGAGCAACGACATCACCCTATCCCCAGGTAATCTACAGCTCCAGATGCCCCAGATTCAATTTGATGGGTCTGTAGCAGGGCTTTTGCAAGAATCCAGCCCTATCAGCGATTTGATCCATAAACTTGAGTCATTCTCCATCAGAGAAAAGACTTGA